One Salmo trutta chromosome 19, fSalTru1.1, whole genome shotgun sequence genomic window carries:
- the LOC115154780 gene encoding MAP7 domain-containing protein 2 isoform X1, with protein MERLDWSLCGQGSSSVTESLVFPVLERHNQERLEALMKRSLERSLQLEQRPKRWTWGGPGGAQGDCENAPLLASTFPHELAAPLPAASESAQRCHLNSVENLMVHRLLTHTHSSMARCQSAADLHLPCHRCTAPCSPHRSPYRGSPSRVDRRRLQGSPEESPGGSRSTPQTPKKERLRRERRTGSPATGSSVRRAESPAMFTRRSASPATPKLVPKSRTQSPCTVRQYHPSPIRHRPTTPVTDGNKEDRHVEEAKSHNNINDRNVSKPETPVKSMSDIQSPEKSSQADTPEKRFPKSETPEKRSPKTETPGKNLKGEISERKDSMTDTSDKKASKIDTPDKKMPKSTSSELNADKSTEPSPVTTTGKGVAGTTNAEEASRLLAERRRLARVQKELEEKQRCEQEEKERLKAEQLRRRKAEERARQEEEKSRQEDLRRRRAEEEKRQREVREKELQVQMDREKEEGEFQAQKDTERQRQEREILKLQEEEERQLRKKRIEEIMKRTRKSDENQEEMKQEEGQVETQPVSPPGEMQMNSKMNIGANAQVNVHENPKVESQVNGQVAACVNKQDTALVKGQATDQVTPLKNVLEKGQDAQQVNGQGAAQALKQESVLVKGKVTSHVTKQENAQVNAKTTDQMNQLDNTKRPDVPQVNVQVKKQEGTQVSSQATAQLKTEESTQVNVTLTTQTIGQGVQPNKLSLALLPVGQPPPPLINLELLDVKSSGAYDEVQSMEVSPVSKEELISIPEFSPVNEVQENATSNARALEDLLDLTGHVAYPKLSPMDRLGDCNKNLIDGLCSPGADSKLILHPHTSTTSSRQNPGLASHDGRSRGK; from the exons ATGGAGCGACTAGACTGGTCCTTGTGTGGCCAGGGGAGCAGCTCAGTGACAGAGTCCCTTGTCTTCCCGGTCCTGGAACGGCACAACCAGGAGCGGCTGGAGGCTCTGATGAAACGCTCCCTGGAACGCAGCCTGCAGCTGGAGCAGAGGCCCAAACGCTGGACGTGGGGCGGACCTGGAGGAGCACAGG GTGACTGTGAGAATGCCCCTCTCCTTGCCTCCACCTTTCCCCATGAACTCGCCGCCCCCCTTCCTGCTGCCAGCGAATCCG CCCAGCGCTGTCACCTGAACTCTGTGGAGAACCTGATGGTCCACCGCCTCCTTACCCACACTCACTCCTCTATGGCCAGGTGCCAGAGTGCAGCAGACCTCCATCTGCCCTGCCACCGATGCACAG CTCCCTGCAGCCCCCACAGGTCACCCTATCGGGGTTCGCCAAGCCGGGTTGATCGACGGAGGCtccagggctctccagaggagtCACCAGGAGGATCTCGCTCAACCCCTCAAACCCCCAAG AAAGAAAGGTTACGCAGAGAGAGAAGGACTGGCTCCCCAGCGACAGGCTCCTCCGTGAGAAGAGCAGAATCCCCAGCCATGTTCACCAGACGCTCAGCCTCCCCCGCCACCCCCAA GTTGGTGCCTAAGAGCCGTACTCAGTCTCCCTGCACTGTGCGCCAGTACCACCCCTCTCCCATCAGGCACAGACCCACCACCCCGGTTACCGACGGCAACAAGGAGGATAGACATGTTGAAGAAGCCAAAAGTCACAACAACATCAATGACAGAAATGTCTCCAAGCCAGAAACCCCTGTGAAAAGTATGTCTGATATCCAGAGCCCTGAGAAGTCTTCTCAAGCAGACACCCCAGAAAAGAGATTTCCCAAAAGTGAGACCCCAGAAAAGAGATCCCCCAAAACTGAGACCCCCGGTAAGAACTTAAAAGGTGAGATTTCTGAAAGAAAGGACTCTATGACTGACACTTCTGATAAGAAAGCCTCCAAAATAGACACCCCAGATAAGAAGATGCCAAAGTCCACCAGCAGTGAACTGAATGCAGATAAGAGCACAG AGCCATCGCCAGTGACAACAACGGGGAAAGGAGTTGCCGGGACGACAAACGCAGAGGAAGCATCCAGACTGCTAGCGGAGCGGAGGCGTCTGGCCAGGGTGCAGAAGGAGTTGGAGGAGAAACAACGTTGTGAGCAGGAGGAGAAGGAACG TCTGAAGGCGGAGCAGCTGAGGAGGAGAAAGGCAGAGGAGCGGGCacggcaggaggaggagaagagcagACAGGAGGACCTCCGCAGGAGGAGAGCGGAAGAGGAGAAACGGCAGAGGGAGGTCCGGGAGAAGGAGCTACAGGTCCAGATGGacagagag AAGGAAGAGGGCGAGTTTCAGGCTCAGAAGGATACAGAGCGTCAGcgtcaggagagagagatactgaagctacaagaggaggaggagagacagctgAGGAAGAAG AGAATTGAGGAGATAATGAAGAGAACCAGGAAGAGTGATGAGAACCAGGAAGAGATGAAG CAGGAGGAGGGGCAGGTGGAGACTCAGCCTGTCTCACCACCAG GGGAAATGCAGATGAACTCAAAGATGAACATTGGAGCTAATGCTCAGGTGAATGTGCACGAAAACCCAAAAGTTGAGTCTCAGGTTAATGGGCAGGTCGCTGCCTGTGTCAACAAGCAGGACACTGCCCTGGTGAAGGGGCAAGCCACTGATCAGGTGACCCCACTGAAGAATGTTTTGGAAAAGGGACAGGACGCTCAACAAGTAAATGGACAGGGTGCAGCCCAGGCTCTCAAGCAAGAGAGTGTCTTAGTGAAGGGAAAGGTCACTTCCCACGTGACCAAGCAGGAGAATGCACAAGTGAATGCAAAGACCACTGACCAAATGAATCAGCTGGATAATACAAAGAGACCGGATGTTCCCCAAGTGAATGTACAGGTGAAGAAACAGGAGGGTACCCAGGTGAGCAGCCAAGCCACTGCTCAGCTCAAAACCGAGGAGAGTACTCAAGTAAATGTGACGTTGACCACACAGACTATCGGACAAGGAGTGCAGCCCAACAAACTGTCCCTGGCACTCCTACCAGTGGGCCAACCCCCACCTCCACTCATCAACCTGGAGCTTCTGGATGTGAAGAGCAGTGGGGCGTATGATGAGGTGCAGTCCATGGAGGTCAG cCCAGTTTCCAAGGAGGAACTTATCTCCATCCCAGAGTTCTCCCCAGTCAATGAGGTCCAGGAAAACGCCACGAGTAATGCCCGAGCCCTGGAAGATCTGCTGGACCTGACGGGCCATGTGGCCTACCCCAAACTCTCCCCCATGGACAGACTAGGAGACTGCAACAAGAACCTGATCGACGGGCTCTGCAGTCCCGGCGCCGATTCCAAGCTCATCCTCCACCCTCACACAAGCACAACATCCAGTCGCCAG AACCCTGGACTGGCAAGCCATGatggaaggagcagagggaaatGA
- the LOC115154780 gene encoding MAP7 domain-containing protein 2 isoform X4, translating to MAETTVNAASSGALTGLTQPSVAEKRSQSNGHGSPARVALYPGSLAAKHNEVLSPPSVTEKRPQFNGLPSTLLLPGNNTNNHAGKQYVEGYLRTDDRMRLAKERREERDKGLAVREQAIREKERRAQLQYERTVEERWRKLEEQRQREELRRAAVEEKRRQRLEEEKERLEALMKRSLERSLQLEQRPKRWTWGGPGGAQGDCENAPLLASTFPHELAAPLPAASESGNRCHLNSVENLMVHRLLTHTHSSMARCQSAADLHLPCHRCTAPCSPHRSPYRGSPSRVDRRRLQGSPEESPGGSRSTPQTPKKERLRRERRTGSPATGSSVRRAESPAMFTRRSASPATPKLVPKSRTQSPCTVRQYHPSPIRHRPTTPVTDGNKEDRHVEEAKSHNNINDRNVSKPETPVKSMSDIQSPEKSSQADTPEKRFPKSETPEKRSPKTETPGKNLKGEISERKDSMTDTSDKKASKIDTPDKKMPKSTSSELNADKSTEPSPVTTTGKGVAGTTNAEEASRLLAERRRLARVQKELEEKQRCEQEEKERLKAEQLRRRKAEERARQEEEKSRQEDLRRRRAEEEKRQREVREKELQVQMDREKEEGEFQAQKDTERQRQEREILKLQEEEERQLRKKRIEEIMKRTRKSDENQEEMKQEEGQVETQPVSPPGEMQMNSKMNIGANAQVNVHENPKVESQVNGQVAACVNKQDTALVKGQATDQVTPLKNVLEKGQDAQQVNGQGAAQALKQESVLVKGKVTSHVTKQENAQVNAKTTDQMNQLDNTKRPDVPQVNVQVKKQEGTQVSSQATAQLKTEESTQVNVTLTTQTIGQGVQPNKLSLALLPVGQPPPPLINLELLDVKSSGAYDEVQSMEVSPVSKEELISIPEFSPVNEVQENATSNARALEDLLDLTGHVAYPKLSPMDRLGDCNKNLIDGLCSPGADSKLILHPHTSTTSSRQNPGLASHDGRSRGK from the exons ATGGCGGAGACGACAGTCAATGCAGCATCCAGTGGTGCCCTGACAG GATTGACTCAACCATCAGTTGCAGAGAAGAGATCCCAAAGCAACGGCCATGGCTCCCCAGCCCGTGTGGCACTTTATCCAGGGAGCCTAGCTGCGAAACACA ATGAGGTGCTAAGCCCACCCTCGGTCACAGAGAAGAGGCCCCAGTTCAATGGGCTCCCCTCCACTTTACTTCTGCCAGGCAACAACACTAACAATCATGCAGGTAAACAGT ACGTGGAAGGGTATCTGAGGACAGATGACAGGATGCGTTTAGCCAAAGAGAGACGTGAGGAGAGAGATAAAGGTCTAG CGGTGCGAGAGCAGGCGATCAGGGAGAAAGAGCGGCGGGCTCAGCTGCAGTATGAGCGTACTGTGGAGGAGCGCTGGAGGAAGCTGgaggagcagagacagagagaggagctccGCAGAGCTGCTGTGGAGGAAAAGAGGAGGCAGaggctggaggaggagaag GAGCGGCTGGAGGCTCTGATGAAACGCTCCCTGGAACGCAGCCTGCAGCTGGAGCAGAGGCCCAAACGCTGGACGTGGGGCGGACCTGGAGGAGCACAGG GTGACTGTGAGAATGCCCCTCTCCTTGCCTCCACCTTTCCCCATGAACTCGCCGCCCCCCTTCCTGCTGCCAGCGAATCCGGTAAT CGCTGTCACCTGAACTCTGTGGAGAACCTGATGGTCCACCGCCTCCTTACCCACACTCACTCCTCTATGGCCAGGTGCCAGAGTGCAGCAGACCTCCATCTGCCCTGCCACCGATGCACAG CTCCCTGCAGCCCCCACAGGTCACCCTATCGGGGTTCGCCAAGCCGGGTTGATCGACGGAGGCtccagggctctccagaggagtCACCAGGAGGATCTCGCTCAACCCCTCAAACCCCCAAG AAAGAAAGGTTACGCAGAGAGAGAAGGACTGGCTCCCCAGCGACAGGCTCCTCCGTGAGAAGAGCAGAATCCCCAGCCATGTTCACCAGACGCTCAGCCTCCCCCGCCACCCCCAA GTTGGTGCCTAAGAGCCGTACTCAGTCTCCCTGCACTGTGCGCCAGTACCACCCCTCTCCCATCAGGCACAGACCCACCACCCCGGTTACCGACGGCAACAAGGAGGATAGACATGTTGAAGAAGCCAAAAGTCACAACAACATCAATGACAGAAATGTCTCCAAGCCAGAAACCCCTGTGAAAAGTATGTCTGATATCCAGAGCCCTGAGAAGTCTTCTCAAGCAGACACCCCAGAAAAGAGATTTCCCAAAAGTGAGACCCCAGAAAAGAGATCCCCCAAAACTGAGACCCCCGGTAAGAACTTAAAAGGTGAGATTTCTGAAAGAAAGGACTCTATGACTGACACTTCTGATAAGAAAGCCTCCAAAATAGACACCCCAGATAAGAAGATGCCAAAGTCCACCAGCAGTGAACTGAATGCAGATAAGAGCACAG AGCCATCGCCAGTGACAACAACGGGGAAAGGAGTTGCCGGGACGACAAACGCAGAGGAAGCATCCAGACTGCTAGCGGAGCGGAGGCGTCTGGCCAGGGTGCAGAAGGAGTTGGAGGAGAAACAACGTTGTGAGCAGGAGGAGAAGGAACG TCTGAAGGCGGAGCAGCTGAGGAGGAGAAAGGCAGAGGAGCGGGCacggcaggaggaggagaagagcagACAGGAGGACCTCCGCAGGAGGAGAGCGGAAGAGGAGAAACGGCAGAGGGAGGTCCGGGAGAAGGAGCTACAGGTCCAGATGGacagagag AAGGAAGAGGGCGAGTTTCAGGCTCAGAAGGATACAGAGCGTCAGcgtcaggagagagagatactgaagctacaagaggaggaggagagacagctgAGGAAGAAG AGAATTGAGGAGATAATGAAGAGAACCAGGAAGAGTGATGAGAACCAGGAAGAGATGAAG CAGGAGGAGGGGCAGGTGGAGACTCAGCCTGTCTCACCACCAG GGGAAATGCAGATGAACTCAAAGATGAACATTGGAGCTAATGCTCAGGTGAATGTGCACGAAAACCCAAAAGTTGAGTCTCAGGTTAATGGGCAGGTCGCTGCCTGTGTCAACAAGCAGGACACTGCCCTGGTGAAGGGGCAAGCCACTGATCAGGTGACCCCACTGAAGAATGTTTTGGAAAAGGGACAGGACGCTCAACAAGTAAATGGACAGGGTGCAGCCCAGGCTCTCAAGCAAGAGAGTGTCTTAGTGAAGGGAAAGGTCACTTCCCACGTGACCAAGCAGGAGAATGCACAAGTGAATGCAAAGACCACTGACCAAATGAATCAGCTGGATAATACAAAGAGACCGGATGTTCCCCAAGTGAATGTACAGGTGAAGAAACAGGAGGGTACCCAGGTGAGCAGCCAAGCCACTGCTCAGCTCAAAACCGAGGAGAGTACTCAAGTAAATGTGACGTTGACCACACAGACTATCGGACAAGGAGTGCAGCCCAACAAACTGTCCCTGGCACTCCTACCAGTGGGCCAACCCCCACCTCCACTCATCAACCTGGAGCTTCTGGATGTGAAGAGCAGTGGGGCGTATGATGAGGTGCAGTCCATGGAGGTCAG cCCAGTTTCCAAGGAGGAACTTATCTCCATCCCAGAGTTCTCCCCAGTCAATGAGGTCCAGGAAAACGCCACGAGTAATGCCCGAGCCCTGGAAGATCTGCTGGACCTGACGGGCCATGTGGCCTACCCCAAACTCTCCCCCATGGACAGACTAGGAGACTGCAACAAGAACCTGATCGACGGGCTCTGCAGTCCCGGCGCCGATTCCAAGCTCATCCTCCACCCTCACACAAGCACAACATCCAGTCGCCAG AACCCTGGACTGGCAAGCCATGatggaaggagcagagggaaatGA
- the LOC115154780 gene encoding MAP7 domain-containing protein 2 isoform X2: protein MERLDWSLCGQGSSSVTESLVFPVLERHNQERLEALMKRSLERSLQLEQRPKRWTWGGPGGAQAQRCHLNSVENLMVHRLLTHTHSSMARCQSAADLHLPCHRCTAPCSPHRSPYRGSPSRVDRRRLQGSPEESPGGSRSTPQTPKKERLRRERRTGSPATGSSVRRAESPAMFTRRSASPATPKLVPKSRTQSPCTVRQYHPSPIRHRPTTPVTDGNKEDRHVEEAKSHNNINDRNVSKPETPVKSMSDIQSPEKSSQADTPEKRFPKSETPEKRSPKTETPGKNLKGEISERKDSMTDTSDKKASKIDTPDKKMPKSTSSELNADKSTEPSPVTTTGKGVAGTTNAEEASRLLAERRRLARVQKELEEKQRCEQEEKERLKAEQLRRRKAEERARQEEEKSRQEDLRRRRAEEEKRQREVREKELQVQMDREKEEGEFQAQKDTERQRQEREILKLQEEEERQLRKKRIEEIMKRTRKSDENQEEMKQEEGQVETQPVSPPGEMQMNSKMNIGANAQVNVHENPKVESQVNGQVAACVNKQDTALVKGQATDQVTPLKNVLEKGQDAQQVNGQGAAQALKQESVLVKGKVTSHVTKQENAQVNAKTTDQMNQLDNTKRPDVPQVNVQVKKQEGTQVSSQATAQLKTEESTQVNVTLTTQTIGQGVQPNKLSLALLPVGQPPPPLINLELLDVKSSGAYDEVQSMEVSPVSKEELISIPEFSPVNEVQENATSNARALEDLLDLTGHVAYPKLSPMDRLGDCNKNLIDGLCSPGADSKLILHPHTSTTSSRQNPGLASHDGRSRGK from the exons ATGGAGCGACTAGACTGGTCCTTGTGTGGCCAGGGGAGCAGCTCAGTGACAGAGTCCCTTGTCTTCCCGGTCCTGGAACGGCACAACCAGGAGCGGCTGGAGGCTCTGATGAAACGCTCCCTGGAACGCAGCCTGCAGCTGGAGCAGAGGCCCAAACGCTGGACGTGGGGCGGACCTGGAGGAGCACAGG CCCAGCGCTGTCACCTGAACTCTGTGGAGAACCTGATGGTCCACCGCCTCCTTACCCACACTCACTCCTCTATGGCCAGGTGCCAGAGTGCAGCAGACCTCCATCTGCCCTGCCACCGATGCACAG CTCCCTGCAGCCCCCACAGGTCACCCTATCGGGGTTCGCCAAGCCGGGTTGATCGACGGAGGCtccagggctctccagaggagtCACCAGGAGGATCTCGCTCAACCCCTCAAACCCCCAAG AAAGAAAGGTTACGCAGAGAGAGAAGGACTGGCTCCCCAGCGACAGGCTCCTCCGTGAGAAGAGCAGAATCCCCAGCCATGTTCACCAGACGCTCAGCCTCCCCCGCCACCCCCAA GTTGGTGCCTAAGAGCCGTACTCAGTCTCCCTGCACTGTGCGCCAGTACCACCCCTCTCCCATCAGGCACAGACCCACCACCCCGGTTACCGACGGCAACAAGGAGGATAGACATGTTGAAGAAGCCAAAAGTCACAACAACATCAATGACAGAAATGTCTCCAAGCCAGAAACCCCTGTGAAAAGTATGTCTGATATCCAGAGCCCTGAGAAGTCTTCTCAAGCAGACACCCCAGAAAAGAGATTTCCCAAAAGTGAGACCCCAGAAAAGAGATCCCCCAAAACTGAGACCCCCGGTAAGAACTTAAAAGGTGAGATTTCTGAAAGAAAGGACTCTATGACTGACACTTCTGATAAGAAAGCCTCCAAAATAGACACCCCAGATAAGAAGATGCCAAAGTCCACCAGCAGTGAACTGAATGCAGATAAGAGCACAG AGCCATCGCCAGTGACAACAACGGGGAAAGGAGTTGCCGGGACGACAAACGCAGAGGAAGCATCCAGACTGCTAGCGGAGCGGAGGCGTCTGGCCAGGGTGCAGAAGGAGTTGGAGGAGAAACAACGTTGTGAGCAGGAGGAGAAGGAACG TCTGAAGGCGGAGCAGCTGAGGAGGAGAAAGGCAGAGGAGCGGGCacggcaggaggaggagaagagcagACAGGAGGACCTCCGCAGGAGGAGAGCGGAAGAGGAGAAACGGCAGAGGGAGGTCCGGGAGAAGGAGCTACAGGTCCAGATGGacagagag AAGGAAGAGGGCGAGTTTCAGGCTCAGAAGGATACAGAGCGTCAGcgtcaggagagagagatactgaagctacaagaggaggaggagagacagctgAGGAAGAAG AGAATTGAGGAGATAATGAAGAGAACCAGGAAGAGTGATGAGAACCAGGAAGAGATGAAG CAGGAGGAGGGGCAGGTGGAGACTCAGCCTGTCTCACCACCAG GGGAAATGCAGATGAACTCAAAGATGAACATTGGAGCTAATGCTCAGGTGAATGTGCACGAAAACCCAAAAGTTGAGTCTCAGGTTAATGGGCAGGTCGCTGCCTGTGTCAACAAGCAGGACACTGCCCTGGTGAAGGGGCAAGCCACTGATCAGGTGACCCCACTGAAGAATGTTTTGGAAAAGGGACAGGACGCTCAACAAGTAAATGGACAGGGTGCAGCCCAGGCTCTCAAGCAAGAGAGTGTCTTAGTGAAGGGAAAGGTCACTTCCCACGTGACCAAGCAGGAGAATGCACAAGTGAATGCAAAGACCACTGACCAAATGAATCAGCTGGATAATACAAAGAGACCGGATGTTCCCCAAGTGAATGTACAGGTGAAGAAACAGGAGGGTACCCAGGTGAGCAGCCAAGCCACTGCTCAGCTCAAAACCGAGGAGAGTACTCAAGTAAATGTGACGTTGACCACACAGACTATCGGACAAGGAGTGCAGCCCAACAAACTGTCCCTGGCACTCCTACCAGTGGGCCAACCCCCACCTCCACTCATCAACCTGGAGCTTCTGGATGTGAAGAGCAGTGGGGCGTATGATGAGGTGCAGTCCATGGAGGTCAG cCCAGTTTCCAAGGAGGAACTTATCTCCATCCCAGAGTTCTCCCCAGTCAATGAGGTCCAGGAAAACGCCACGAGTAATGCCCGAGCCCTGGAAGATCTGCTGGACCTGACGGGCCATGTGGCCTACCCCAAACTCTCCCCCATGGACAGACTAGGAGACTGCAACAAGAACCTGATCGACGGGCTCTGCAGTCCCGGCGCCGATTCCAAGCTCATCCTCCACCCTCACACAAGCACAACATCCAGTCGCCAG AACCCTGGACTGGCAAGCCATGatggaaggagcagagggaaatGA
- the LOC115154780 gene encoding MAP7 domain-containing protein 2 isoform X3 produces MERLDWSLCGQGSSSVTESLVFPVLERHNQERLEALMKRSLERSLQLEQRPKRWTWGGPGGAQGDCENAPLLASTFPHELAAPLPAASESAPCSPHRSPYRGSPSRVDRRRLQGSPEESPGGSRSTPQTPKKERLRRERRTGSPATGSSVRRAESPAMFTRRSASPATPKLVPKSRTQSPCTVRQYHPSPIRHRPTTPVTDGNKEDRHVEEAKSHNNINDRNVSKPETPVKSMSDIQSPEKSSQADTPEKRFPKSETPEKRSPKTETPGKNLKGEISERKDSMTDTSDKKASKIDTPDKKMPKSTSSELNADKSTEPSPVTTTGKGVAGTTNAEEASRLLAERRRLARVQKELEEKQRCEQEEKERLKAEQLRRRKAEERARQEEEKSRQEDLRRRRAEEEKRQREVREKELQVQMDREKEEGEFQAQKDTERQRQEREILKLQEEEERQLRKKRIEEIMKRTRKSDENQEEMKQEEGQVETQPVSPPGEMQMNSKMNIGANAQVNVHENPKVESQVNGQVAACVNKQDTALVKGQATDQVTPLKNVLEKGQDAQQVNGQGAAQALKQESVLVKGKVTSHVTKQENAQVNAKTTDQMNQLDNTKRPDVPQVNVQVKKQEGTQVSSQATAQLKTEESTQVNVTLTTQTIGQGVQPNKLSLALLPVGQPPPPLINLELLDVKSSGAYDEVQSMEVSPVSKEELISIPEFSPVNEVQENATSNARALEDLLDLTGHVAYPKLSPMDRLGDCNKNLIDGLCSPGADSKLILHPHTSTTSSRQNPGLASHDGRSRGK; encoded by the exons ATGGAGCGACTAGACTGGTCCTTGTGTGGCCAGGGGAGCAGCTCAGTGACAGAGTCCCTTGTCTTCCCGGTCCTGGAACGGCACAACCAGGAGCGGCTGGAGGCTCTGATGAAACGCTCCCTGGAACGCAGCCTGCAGCTGGAGCAGAGGCCCAAACGCTGGACGTGGGGCGGACCTGGAGGAGCACAGG GTGACTGTGAGAATGCCCCTCTCCTTGCCTCCACCTTTCCCCATGAACTCGCCGCCCCCCTTCCTGCTGCCAGCGAATCCG CTCCCTGCAGCCCCCACAGGTCACCCTATCGGGGTTCGCCAAGCCGGGTTGATCGACGGAGGCtccagggctctccagaggagtCACCAGGAGGATCTCGCTCAACCCCTCAAACCCCCAAG AAAGAAAGGTTACGCAGAGAGAGAAGGACTGGCTCCCCAGCGACAGGCTCCTCCGTGAGAAGAGCAGAATCCCCAGCCATGTTCACCAGACGCTCAGCCTCCCCCGCCACCCCCAA GTTGGTGCCTAAGAGCCGTACTCAGTCTCCCTGCACTGTGCGCCAGTACCACCCCTCTCCCATCAGGCACAGACCCACCACCCCGGTTACCGACGGCAACAAGGAGGATAGACATGTTGAAGAAGCCAAAAGTCACAACAACATCAATGACAGAAATGTCTCCAAGCCAGAAACCCCTGTGAAAAGTATGTCTGATATCCAGAGCCCTGAGAAGTCTTCTCAAGCAGACACCCCAGAAAAGAGATTTCCCAAAAGTGAGACCCCAGAAAAGAGATCCCCCAAAACTGAGACCCCCGGTAAGAACTTAAAAGGTGAGATTTCTGAAAGAAAGGACTCTATGACTGACACTTCTGATAAGAAAGCCTCCAAAATAGACACCCCAGATAAGAAGATGCCAAAGTCCACCAGCAGTGAACTGAATGCAGATAAGAGCACAG AGCCATCGCCAGTGACAACAACGGGGAAAGGAGTTGCCGGGACGACAAACGCAGAGGAAGCATCCAGACTGCTAGCGGAGCGGAGGCGTCTGGCCAGGGTGCAGAAGGAGTTGGAGGAGAAACAACGTTGTGAGCAGGAGGAGAAGGAACG TCTGAAGGCGGAGCAGCTGAGGAGGAGAAAGGCAGAGGAGCGGGCacggcaggaggaggagaagagcagACAGGAGGACCTCCGCAGGAGGAGAGCGGAAGAGGAGAAACGGCAGAGGGAGGTCCGGGAGAAGGAGCTACAGGTCCAGATGGacagagag AAGGAAGAGGGCGAGTTTCAGGCTCAGAAGGATACAGAGCGTCAGcgtcaggagagagagatactgaagctacaagaggaggaggagagacagctgAGGAAGAAG AGAATTGAGGAGATAATGAAGAGAACCAGGAAGAGTGATGAGAACCAGGAAGAGATGAAG CAGGAGGAGGGGCAGGTGGAGACTCAGCCTGTCTCACCACCAG GGGAAATGCAGATGAACTCAAAGATGAACATTGGAGCTAATGCTCAGGTGAATGTGCACGAAAACCCAAAAGTTGAGTCTCAGGTTAATGGGCAGGTCGCTGCCTGTGTCAACAAGCAGGACACTGCCCTGGTGAAGGGGCAAGCCACTGATCAGGTGACCCCACTGAAGAATGTTTTGGAAAAGGGACAGGACGCTCAACAAGTAAATGGACAGGGTGCAGCCCAGGCTCTCAAGCAAGAGAGTGTCTTAGTGAAGGGAAAGGTCACTTCCCACGTGACCAAGCAGGAGAATGCACAAGTGAATGCAAAGACCACTGACCAAATGAATCAGCTGGATAATACAAAGAGACCGGATGTTCCCCAAGTGAATGTACAGGTGAAGAAACAGGAGGGTACCCAGGTGAGCAGCCAAGCCACTGCTCAGCTCAAAACCGAGGAGAGTACTCAAGTAAATGTGACGTTGACCACACAGACTATCGGACAAGGAGTGCAGCCCAACAAACTGTCCCTGGCACTCCTACCAGTGGGCCAACCCCCACCTCCACTCATCAACCTGGAGCTTCTGGATGTGAAGAGCAGTGGGGCGTATGATGAGGTGCAGTCCATGGAGGTCAG cCCAGTTTCCAAGGAGGAACTTATCTCCATCCCAGAGTTCTCCCCAGTCAATGAGGTCCAGGAAAACGCCACGAGTAATGCCCGAGCCCTGGAAGATCTGCTGGACCTGACGGGCCATGTGGCCTACCCCAAACTCTCCCCCATGGACAGACTAGGAGACTGCAACAAGAACCTGATCGACGGGCTCTGCAGTCCCGGCGCCGATTCCAAGCTCATCCTCCACCCTCACACAAGCACAACATCCAGTCGCCAG AACCCTGGACTGGCAAGCCATGatggaaggagcagagggaaatGA